CGGTCCGAGCACGGCGGTCGAATCCGCATAGACGTACGTCAGCGTTGCGACGGCGGGGCGGCCGCACGCAGTGCGCGAACAGCGACGTACAGGGCTCACGACGTTGGACGGTACCGCACTCTTGAGCGGGCCGCGACGACTCTCCCCCGGCTCACCCAACCGTGTCGTCCCGCTTCGTCCGATGCGTCTGACCTGCACCCGCTCGACCTGACCTGGGCCGGGCACGCCGGGGCGGACGCCGCGCGGCGCGGAATCCGGTGACGACTCGATACATTTCCTGCCATTCCGATTCGGTCCGTGATCTCGTGCGGGCAGGCAAACGGACTCGATGCGGACAGCTCCGGTCAGCCGACGACATGCCACGTCTTGCCGCGCTCCCCGGTGTCCGGCGGCGCCGGACGGCTACGCTCGATGCTGATGGACGCTCCCGTACCTCCCCGACCGGCGCAGCCGCGGATCCGCCGCCGCGACCGCCACGGCCGCGGCATGCGCGGCCCGATCGCGCCGCCCCAGGTGCCGCTGTCGGTGACCCGCGCCGACGCGTTCGTGGATCTTGTCTATGACTCCCGGGACCGGCTGGAGCGGCGCTGGCCGCAGCTCTCCCAGGTCGACTTCCTCGTCCTGGAGGTGCCCGGGTCCGGGCCGGACGACGGGCCGGACACGGACGCCGGCGAGGAGACCGTGCCGCTGGGGCGGGTGGCGCCCGCCGCGGGCGGATATCGCGACCGGATCGTGATCTACCGCAGGCCGGTGGAGATCCGGACGAAGAGCCGTGACGAGCGGGCGCTGCTGGTGCACGAGGTCGTGGTCGAGCAGGTCGCCGAACTGCTGGGGCTGGCCCCGGAGTCGGTGGACCCGCGCTACGGCCAGGACTGAGGCCGTCGCGCGGGTCCGCCGGAGCCGGTGCGGTCAGTCGGTGAGGACCGACAGGTCCTGGCCCGCGGTCGGCACGAGGACCGAGCTCCGGTCGTCGGGCATCGGCTGGACGGTGAAGGCGGGCACCCCGCCCTGGGGCCGGGCCAGCATGCGGGACGCGTAGACGGGGCCGCTGCCGGGCTCCGGCTCCACCGTCAGGGCGTAGCTCCCCTTCAGGCCCGTCGGGCGGGGCGGGACGGCATCGAGGCTGGTGCCGCCCTTGACCGTGTACGTCTTGGTGACCGGACTCCCGCCGCCGCTGCCGGCCGACGCGGTGACCTTCACCTTGGCGTCCTTGCCCTTCTCCGGCGCGACCAGCGAGAGGGTGGCGTCCTTGCCGCGGTTGTCGACGGCGGTGGCGCGCTTCTCGACGGGCCGGGTCGCGGGGATGAACGCCATCTCCTGCTTGGCGCCCTTGCCGCGGGTCACCCGCAGCGCG
This portion of the Streptomyces sp. 2114.4 genome encodes:
- a CDS encoding metallopeptidase family protein, whose amino-acid sequence is MDAPVPPRPAQPRIRRRDRHGRGMRGPIAPPQVPLSVTRADAFVDLVYDSRDRLERRWPQLSQVDFLVLEVPGSGPDDGPDTDAGEETVPLGRVAPAAGGYRDRIVIYRRPVEIRTKSRDERALLVHEVVVEQVAELLGLAPESVDPRYGQD